The Fructilactobacillus myrtifloralis genome segment GCTCCCTAACTGGTTTTTTTGCTACTTAATCTCTCACAACTAATTTAAAAAATTGAGCGAAAATGGTTTTTTATTCATTCTAAATCCAATATAATTAAGTGTACGGTGCAACAAACCGAGGATTTCATGAAATCATTATTGGAGGATTTCAATTGACTAAAGTGGTACCAAATCCAAATGAACCAGCTTGGCGGAAAAATTTTCGCACATCGTTTCCATTAGACATTAGTTATATTCCAATCGGAATTGCCTGCGGGATTTTATTGCATGCCGCGGGCTTTAACACTTTTAACACAATTCTAGTCTCGTTGTTGGTTTTTTCTGGGGGCGCCCAATTTTTGATTGCCTCCATGTTGACCATCAATTCCCCCTTATTAACCATTGTGCTGATGCTCTTTTTCCTGGAATTGCGGTATGCATTACTCGGATCTAGTTTATCAAAGTACCTGCGGGGGCAAAATACATGGTTCCTGCTTTTGTTTGCCGGGTCAATGAATGATGAAAACTATGCGGTGAACTACCTAAAGTTTTCGACCGATAAGCACTTTACCCAGCGGGATGCCCTGCAAATTGAGCACTGGTCCTTACTCTTTTGGACCGTCAGCAATTTAATCGGTAGTTTGGTGGG includes the following:
- a CDS encoding AzlC family ABC transporter permease: MTKVVPNPNEPAWRKNFRTSFPLDISYIPIGIACGILLHAAGFNTFNTILVSLLVFSGGAQFLIASMLTINSPLLTIVLMLFFLELRYALLGSSLSKYLRGQNTWFLLLFAGSMNDENYAVNYLKFSTDKHFTQRDALQIEHWSLLFWTVSNLIGSLVGTAITIDLTVVHFALTALFLFMIVMQIKSFLKIIIAGLAAVLAIFFLVTTKSTLGLVFATLVASFVGFLADNYLTKQQKKSRLVKMFKNPAGTPKE